Genomic DNA from Vibrio sp. SNU_ST1:
CGTCCCAGGCTCTGAAGCCTATCAACTGTTTGCCCCTTCTCTTGGCGCATGGCACATCAATAACCTTGAGCAAACTCAGCGCAATATCGACCAAGCGAAAACATTACTCGCAGGGCAAGGTTGGCAGGAAAATGAGGAAGGTCTCCTTTCGCGAGAAGGCAAAACATTCGATATTACTTTAACTACCTACTCAGATAGACCAGAGCTGCCTATCGTAGCTACCGCGATTCAAGCTCAGCTTAAAGAAGTCGGCATTCAAGTGAATGTTTCTATCGATAACTCAAGTGCAATTCCATCAAAGCACAAAGACGGCACCTTAGAAATGGCGCTCGTGGCACGTAATTTTGGCACTACGGCGGATCCCCTAGCCTTACTAATGCGCGACTTTGCTAGCCATAAAGGCAGTGACTGGGGACCAATGAACTGGTCTTCTGATGAGTTCAGCAGCTTACTTCAACGTCTATCGGTTGAACCAAACCAAGAACAATATAATCTAATGACTCAAGAGGCTTCATCCATATTAGCGGAAGAAATGCCACTGATTCCTGTGACTTTCTACACGCAATTAGTCGCGGTTAATGAACGTGTTAACAACTTCTCTTTTGACCCATTTGAAATCAACTATCGCATCTCAGAGATGACGATTAATGATTAATATCTTAATCCGAAGAGTACTCCAAGCCGGCTTTGTGGCTTGGAGTATCGGAACACTCACTTTCATTTTAATGCGTTTACTACCCGGCGACTTTGCTTTTCGAATTGCAGCGGGTCGATACGGGTACGATTATGTGGATGCAGATGCGGCACAAGCGGTTTACCAAGAGCTAGGGCTTAATCGCTCTGGCTTGCAGCTATATCTCGAATGGCTATGGGATCTTCTCCATTTTGATTTAGGAACATCATTGATTAGTGGTACCCCCGTCATTGATGAAATCAGCCACCAGCTCGGACACTCCATTTTATTGGCAGTAGTCGCGACCGTCATTTCTCTTCTCATTGCCATCCCAATCGGCATTTATTGTGGAAAGCGGACCGACTCTTTTGTAGACCACTTCTCACTATTAGGTTCCATCATCTTAAGAGCTCAACCTGTATTTCTAATAGGTTTAGCCTTGGTGATTATATTTGCGTTACAGCTGAATTGGCTTCCTGTGGCAGGCTTTGGTCGAGTCGAGTTTATCATTTTGCCCGCCCTCGCCTTAGCACTATCGCTGGCTGCAATGTCTAGTCGTCTTATAAGAAATGCCACTCATGATGCCATCACAGCACCGCACTTTTTATTCGCTCGTTTAAAAGGACTCAGTGAGGCGCAAGCTTTTCAGCATCACGCTCATAAACACATCGCTTTACCTGTTATTACTTTTGTTGGTGTTCAAGCAACCGGGCTAATTGAAGGGATCATTATGATCGAGTCATTGTTCTCCTGGCCAGGTATTGGGCATGCATTGGCGCATGCGATTTTCCGTCGAGATATTCCAATGATTCAAGGTTCTGCGTTGCTGATGGGGCTTTTGTTTGTGGTCATCAATACCTTAGTCGATCTTGTTAACTACCAATTGGATCCAAGGCAACGCGCGAATAAGCCCTCTGCTTTATTTTCAAAATTTGCACCTAATAAACAACAAGCAGAACCCGAAAAAAAGAAGGTTAAGATCGTATGAATTTAACAAAGCCGCAATGGTTAGGTCTGATTATCTTAGCCGCCTTATTATGCCTAGTCATGCTAGAACGGACTGTCTATCAAGGTGATATTGCCAAGCAAAATTTAGACCTTGCATTCACAACGGCTTCTGTCGAAGAACCTTTAGGCAGAGACCATTTTGGACGCAGTAATTTGGCAAGATTAAGTCACGCCATCAGCACCTCACTTTCCATGGCATTAATCAGTATTACCACCGCAGCGTTGTTAGGGACGTCAATGGGAGTAATAGCCGGCTGGAAACAAGGATGGTGGGATAAAATCTTTTCATTCAACGTGAACATGATACTCGCCATGCCCGGCTTAATTCTTGTTTTACTTTTTGCGGCTATGGTTCCGGGATCATTCCTCATTCTATATATCGCCATATCGCTGATGCTGTGGGTGGATTTTTTCCGCGTGTCACGCAACCGAACGTTGTCACTCATTCAGTCGCCTGCAGTCGAAGCCTCTCGGCTTTATGGGTTCAACCACTGGTATATATTCAAGCGTCACTTGTGGCCAGATTGCCGAAATGATTTATTCACCCTGTTCTGTTTTGGTACGGGTAATTCAATACTGGCACTCGCGTCTTTAGGCTTTCTGCATGTTGGGCTCAAGCCGCCAGAAGCTGAGCTCGGCTTAATGATGGTTGAACTATTCCGTTACTACCACCAAGCCCCTTGGGTTTTGATTCAACCGATACTGACCGTTTTTCTTCTGGTATTAAGCTTTCATTTATTAGCTCAAGGAAAACGTCACACGCAATCCTCAAAAAAACATGCGCATAATGAACCAAGGTCTAAACAAGAAAAATTGCAATCAGGTAAACAAGCGGATAAAGGAGTAGCAGCATGAACGCAATGTTAAAAATTGAAAACCTGTCGATTCAAACTGATACTCAAACCTTAGTCCAGAGCTTAAGTTTAGATTTATATCCTCAGCGTCCGCTCACCATTTTGGGCGAAACTGGCGCGGGGAAAAGCCTAATCGCTGCAGCCGTCACGGGCACATTGCCTGATGCCTTAAAACCAGAGGGCGACATTACTTTGTTTGATGAGCTTAACCCTTTAAACCGAGAACGATTTTGGGGAAAAGAAATCGCATTATTACCTCAAGAACCTTGGTTAGCACTCAATCCGCTTCGTACTATAGGCGTGCAAATAGGCGAAGTCCATAAGCTGGTTTTAAACAAAGATCGCTCCCAGAGTGACACACTCACCCAGCGTGCACTTCAACAAATGGAACTGGATAAAGATGGAGGTAAACACCCATTTGAACTCTCGGGCGGAATGGCGCAACGTGCTGCGTATTTATGTGCGACTCAAGCCGGAGGCAAACTGTTAATTGCCGATGAACCCACAAAAGGCTTAGACGAAAGCCGACGTGATCACGTTGGGCAACTTCTCCTTTCTCACTGCCAACAACTTGAAAATGACAAACCCGGTGGCCTGCTCACCATCACTCACGACATTAAGCTGGCTAAAATATTAGGTGGTGACATCATTGTCATGAAAGAAGGGGAAATTGTTGAAAGAGGTGACGCTAAAGCCATTTTAGAGCAGCCACAAGCGGCCTATACAAAAGCGCTCATCCGAGCGCAACCTGAGTATTGGTCACTTGAGCAGCCAACTTCCTCGCAACCTTCAAATGAATCAGATAATCACGCAGCTCCCTCAGAGGCGAGCATACAAAGCGGACAGAAGCCACTACTTGAAGTTGAAGGTTTAACTATCTACCGCGATCAAATAACACTCTTTTCAGATCTAACATTCTCATTATCACAAGGTGAAATAGTAGGCATTTATGGTGACAGCGGATGTGGAAAATCTTCTCTTGCAGACACCTTACTAGGGTTGCACAACGACTTTTCCGGCAATATCGACTGGCTTCAAAAAATCGAAAAAGGACAACGCCTTAAGCTTTACCAAGATCCACCCAGTGCGCATTCTCCTCACACAACACTAAAAACGTTACTTAATGACTTATGTGCGCTTCACAAGCTAAACCGGTCCAAGATACCCGCACTACTAGATAGATTGAGCCTTGACTCTGCTTTGCTTGAACGTCCATCAAGCCAAGTATCCGGAGGAGAATTACAGAGGTTCGCAATTTTACGAGCGCTACTGATGAGCCCAAAACTGCTAATTGCAGATGAACCCTCATCACGATTAGACCCCATCACTGCAGCACAAACGCTAAAGCTGATTGTTGATGTATCGAAAGAAGCTAACTGCGGCCTAATGTTGATCAGCCATGATCAACTGGCTTTGAGTAAGCTGTGTAATAAAGTGATCGGCTTATCGCGCTATTGATTTATCGAGCTATTGATTTCTGGATCGATTGACTTATTTGGCTATCGACCTAAACGAGCTTCGCGGTTATCTGTCTTCTCTGTGGTACAAATTATCAATGACCTGTCCTATCAGTAGTGACTCACCGATTTGTACTCGTGCGATGCATGCATTCACAGAGATCGCATCGAGCAACGAATTAACCCAACCGACAGATAGCTTATACGAATTAACCAGTGATATTTCTAGCATCGTATCGCAAGTTTACGACCAAGTATTATCTGACATGACCAAAAGCTTGTATCAGCCTTTACCAGACACTAACGAAAAGGTGATAAATACCCGATTATCCGTACATCATCACATGTAAAGACTTCGTGAGAGGAGAGCGAGCTGGAACTCTGAATTATTGAGTTCAAATCCGATATCACCATTGATATCGGATTTTTGTATTTATATGGGCTTCTAAATTTCTATCGCTATGTATCATTGCCTATGAAGTTTCAAACATCCCCAGACTTGATATCGCTAGCCCAAGCTTCCGCGGCAAAATCAATGAACTGACGAACAACCGGAAGCTGATAGCTGCGAGATAGATACACAGCCCAAAGCACGCTACTCGGTGAAACAAAATCATCCAAAACTCGTTTCAGTTTACCATCCGCTATCAATGGATTCGCTAAGTCACAAGGTAAGCGAACAACCCCTTTTCCATGCTGTGCGGCGCGAGTTAATACCCCAACATCGTTGGCCTTGATAGTGCCAGACACCTCAACAGAATAATGCTGGTTATCCTTAACAAAATCCCACTTAGAGACACTCAAATGACGAAAGCAATTGTGCTGCCTGAGATCTTCGACCGTTTCAGGCTCACCATGTTTGTCCAAGTAGGCTTGCGAGGCACACACCACCGAATCAATTTCCATTAGCTTTCGTGCAATCAAGCTATCGTCAGGCTGATCGGTATAGCGAAGCGCAATATCAATTCTTTCATGCACCAACTGAGCAAAACGGTCGGAAGCAAACAGCTCTACAGTGATATTGGGGTGAAGATCCGTGAATTGCTCGACCACATCCAGCAACATGTTTTGAGTTAAGCCAATGGGTGCTGCAATTCGAATGGTTCCGGAAAGATCGTCGGTTTGATTGAGTGAAGTAAATTCTAGCTCTGCGGTTTCATGGAGTATCTTCTCGCAGCGCTGCAGCGCGATTTCCCCTGCCGCAGTCAAACTCACCTTTCGAGTGGTCCTGTGCAGTAACCTTTGTTTTA
This window encodes:
- a CDS encoding ABC transporter permease, which translates into the protein MINILIRRVLQAGFVAWSIGTLTFILMRLLPGDFAFRIAAGRYGYDYVDADAAQAVYQELGLNRSGLQLYLEWLWDLLHFDLGTSLISGTPVIDEISHQLGHSILLAVVATVISLLIAIPIGIYCGKRTDSFVDHFSLLGSIILRAQPVFLIGLALVIIFALQLNWLPVAGFGRVEFIILPALALALSLAAMSSRLIRNATHDAITAPHFLFARLKGLSEAQAFQHHAHKHIALPVITFVGVQATGLIEGIIMIESLFSWPGIGHALAHAIFRRDIPMIQGSALLMGLLFVVINTLVDLVNYQLDPRQRANKPSALFSKFAPNKQQAEPEKKKVKIV
- a CDS encoding ABC transporter permease, with protein sequence MNLTKPQWLGLIILAALLCLVMLERTVYQGDIAKQNLDLAFTTASVEEPLGRDHFGRSNLARLSHAISTSLSMALISITTAALLGTSMGVIAGWKQGWWDKIFSFNVNMILAMPGLILVLLFAAMVPGSFLILYIAISLMLWVDFFRVSRNRTLSLIQSPAVEASRLYGFNHWYIFKRHLWPDCRNDLFTLFCFGTGNSILALASLGFLHVGLKPPEAELGLMMVELFRYYHQAPWVLIQPILTVFLLVLSFHLLAQGKRHTQSSKKHAHNEPRSKQEKLQSGKQADKGVAA
- a CDS encoding ABC transporter ATP-binding protein translates to MNAMLKIENLSIQTDTQTLVQSLSLDLYPQRPLTILGETGAGKSLIAAAVTGTLPDALKPEGDITLFDELNPLNRERFWGKEIALLPQEPWLALNPLRTIGVQIGEVHKLVLNKDRSQSDTLTQRALQQMELDKDGGKHPFELSGGMAQRAAYLCATQAGGKLLIADEPTKGLDESRRDHVGQLLLSHCQQLENDKPGGLLTITHDIKLAKILGGDIIVMKEGEIVERGDAKAILEQPQAAYTKALIRAQPEYWSLEQPTSSQPSNESDNHAAPSEASIQSGQKPLLEVEGLTIYRDQITLFSDLTFSLSQGEIVGIYGDSGCGKSSLADTLLGLHNDFSGNIDWLQKIEKGQRLKLYQDPPSAHSPHTTLKTLLNDLCALHKLNRSKIPALLDRLSLDSALLERPSSQVSGGELQRFAILRALLMSPKLLIADEPSSRLDPITAAQTLKLIVDVSKEANCGLMLISHDQLALSKLCNKVIGLSRY
- a CDS encoding LysR family transcriptional regulator, translated to MDRLTAMRSFVEVANCTSFTQAAEHLDMSRLQVSRHVQEIEGWLKQRLLHRTTRKVSLTAAGEIALQRCEKILHETAELEFTSLNQTDDLSGTIRIAAPIGLTQNMLLDVVEQFTDLHPNITVELFASDRFAQLVHERIDIALRYTDQPDDSLIARKLMEIDSVVCASQAYLDKHGEPETVEDLRQHNCFRHLSVSKWDFVKDNQHYSVEVSGTIKANDVGVLTRAAQHGKGVVRLPCDLANPLIADGKLKRVLDDFVSPSSVLWAVYLSRSYQLPVVRQFIDFAAEAWASDIKSGDV